A region from the Phycisphaeraceae bacterium genome encodes:
- a CDS encoding PEP-CTERM sorting domain-containing protein (PEP-CTERM proteins occur, often in large numbers, in the proteomes of bacteria that also encode an exosortase, a predicted intramembrane cysteine proteinase. The presence of a PEP-CTERM domain at a protein's C-terminus predicts cleavage within the sorting domain, followed by covalent anchoring to some some component of the (usually Gram-negative) cell surface. Many PEP-CTERM proteins exhibit an unusual sequence composition that includes large numbers of potential glycosylation sites. Expression of one such protein has been shown restore the ability of a bacterium to form floc, a type of biofilm.), whose protein sequence is MEARYFYPISRKLQLAVMILAAMLLPALFAEQTQAATIEAWGRNINGILSVPSGDDFVALAGGATSGIALRSDGSIAAWGTNGAGGKITNKPTGTGYTAIANSSYHGFALASNGSITVWGDDSFSLKTNAPTGTGYTDIAAAANNAYAIDSSGAIHAWGDNGYGQVSNAPTGTGFVAVAAGIQNGYALKSDGSLAAWGRNYAGALTVPSGNDFVAVTAGGYQIAFALRSNGSIAAWGSNTDNLVTDTPTGTGFVTVGVGGVTGIAAAYAVKSDGTLAAWGDDTYGQVSNTPTGNNHIAVAGDNYNGYALVEVPEPASVVLLLGGSLLMLRRRTPRSA, encoded by the coding sequence TTGGAAGCTCGCTATTTCTATCCTATCAGCCGCAAACTCCAGCTGGCGGTGATGATACTGGCGGCAATGCTGCTGCCCGCCCTTTTCGCCGAGCAAACTCAGGCTGCGACGATCGAGGCTTGGGGCCGTAACATCAACGGCATCCTCAGCGTTCCGTCCGGCGACGATTTTGTGGCCCTCGCGGGCGGGGCAACTTCAGGCATTGCTCTGCGATCTGATGGCTCCATCGCTGCCTGGGGCACCAATGGCGCGGGTGGAAAAATCACCAACAAGCCGACCGGAACAGGCTATACCGCCATCGCGAACAGCAGCTACCACGGTTTTGCCCTTGCATCCAACGGCTCGATCACAGTCTGGGGCGACGACTCGTTCAGCCTGAAAACTAATGCTCCCACCGGAACCGGCTACACCGACATCGCGGCGGCTGCGAATAACGCCTATGCCATCGACTCCAGCGGTGCGATCCATGCCTGGGGCGACAATGGCTATGGCCAGGTCTCGAATGCCCCCACGGGAACCGGCTTCGTAGCTGTTGCCGCAGGCATTCAAAACGGCTATGCCCTCAAGTCCGATGGTTCGCTCGCTGCCTGGGGTCGCAACTATGCCGGCGCTCTGACCGTTCCGTCCGGCAATGACTTCGTGGCGGTCACGGCGGGCGGATATCAGATAGCCTTTGCCTTGAGGTCCAACGGCTCGATAGCCGCATGGGGCAGCAATACCGATAATCTGGTTACCGATACGCCGACCGGAACCGGCTTCGTCACTGTTGGCGTCGGCGGGGTAACGGGAATAGCAGCCGCTTACGCTGTAAAAAGCGACGGCACGCTCGCCGCATGGGGCGATGACACGTACGGCCAGGTTTCCAACACGCCCACTGGCAACAATCACATCGCTGTCGCAGGGGATAACTACAATGGCTACGCGCTGGTTGAGGTTCCCGAACCGGCTTCCGTGGTACTGCTCCTGGGCGGCTCGCTGCTGATGCTCCGCAGGCGCACGCCCCGCTCAGCCTGA
- a CDS encoding phosphoadenylyl-sulfate reductase, which yields MTAGAVTSRKLDLDAIDRQLADQSANEVIRWAADTFREGLVMTSSFGAEATLMLHLVNQILPGIPVITIDTGYFFPETYRFMEEMKNRFHLNLKVYQSPISPARMEALEGKLWEAGSEGITRYNQIRKVEPMERAIRELGVKSWLAGLRADQTQFRSSLRRVEVRSDGVYKIHPILKWTTRDIYEYFKKHDMLEWAYNPLYHQGYASIGDVHSTLPITAGMNARDGRFLGLKQECGLHLPASNEEESSRTGSDL from the coding sequence GTGACCGCAGGCGCAGTGACATCTCGGAAGCTGGACCTCGACGCCATTGACCGCCAACTCGCGGATCAATCCGCCAACGAAGTGATCCGCTGGGCGGCTGATACCTTCCGCGAAGGGCTGGTGATGACTTCGAGCTTCGGGGCGGAAGCAACCCTGATGCTCCACCTTGTCAATCAGATCCTGCCGGGGATTCCCGTCATCACGATTGATACCGGCTACTTTTTCCCGGAAACCTATCGTTTCATGGAGGAGATGAAGAATCGCTTTCACTTGAATCTCAAGGTTTACCAGTCGCCGATCAGCCCCGCCCGCATGGAGGCACTGGAAGGGAAGCTCTGGGAGGCTGGCAGCGAAGGCATCACCCGGTACAACCAGATCCGCAAGGTCGAACCGATGGAGCGCGCCATCCGTGAGCTGGGTGTCAAGTCGTGGCTGGCCGGCCTGCGTGCCGATCAAACCCAATTCCGCTCCTCGCTGCGCCGTGTCGAAGTTCGCTCCGACGGCGTTTACAAGATTCACCCGATCCTCAAGTGGACCACCAGGGACATCTACGAGTATTTCAAGAAACACGACATGCTTGAGTGGGCCTACAACCCGCTCTATCACCAGGGCTACGCTTCGATCGGCGATGTCCACTCGACCCTGCCGATCACCGCAGGGATGAACGCTCGCGACGGTCGCTTTCTGGGTCTTAAGCAGGAGTGCGGCCTGCACCTGCCCGCCAGCAATGAAGAAGAATCCAGCCGCACCGGCAGCGATTTGTAG